A stretch of Myceligenerans xiligouense DNA encodes these proteins:
- a CDS encoding DUF4232 domain-containing protein, whose translation MRARESGPAGRRRRTVVVVVVVAVLAVAGGLVARAMWPEEPAPILSDAKVHPPAPADPDGAGRTCEADELDVRLAADRATVTTGQPVVFTVTLKNAGPTPCLVDGGDVNRPVTVWAGEAGPDAERVWSSRDCDDEGERMLLLGPGSVDTQEIRWSDVRSAPGCERVDEPIRPGIYSAQVTVADVGGASSQVVELVRPEPPRPSPSPSRKPSNKDEPSASPGASPSASPSPSPSDTNG comes from the coding sequence GTGCGGGCAAGGGAGTCGGGGCCTGCCGGGCGGCGGCGCCGGACCGTGGTGGTCGTGGTGGTCGTCGCGGTGCTCGCAGTGGCAGGCGGGCTGGTGGCCCGCGCGATGTGGCCGGAGGAGCCGGCGCCGATCCTGAGCGACGCCAAGGTGCATCCGCCGGCGCCCGCGGATCCTGACGGCGCCGGCCGGACGTGCGAGGCCGACGAGCTGGACGTCCGGCTCGCGGCGGACCGCGCGACGGTCACGACGGGGCAGCCGGTGGTGTTCACCGTGACGCTGAAGAACGCCGGGCCGACGCCGTGCCTCGTCGACGGGGGCGACGTGAACCGTCCCGTGACCGTGTGGGCCGGTGAGGCCGGGCCGGACGCCGAGCGGGTCTGGTCGTCGAGGGACTGCGACGACGAGGGTGAACGCATGCTGTTGCTCGGCCCGGGGTCGGTCGACACCCAGGAGATCCGCTGGTCCGACGTGCGCTCCGCGCCGGGATGCGAGCGGGTGGACGAGCCCATCCGGCCCGGGATCTACAGCGCGCAGGTCACGGTGGCCGACGTCGGGGGTGCGTCCAGCCAGGTGGTGGAACTCGTCAGGCCCGAGCCGCCGAGGCCGAGCCCGTCGCCGTCGCGGAAGCCGTCGAACAAGGACGAACCATCGGCGTCGCCGGGCGCGTCGCCGAGTGCGTCACCGAGCCCGTCGCCGTCCGATACGAACGGGTAG
- a CDS encoding A/G-specific adenine glycosylase yields MTSSSPATAGHAVLRAAVADWFARAARDLPWRASDRSPWGVLVSEVMLQQTPVVRVEPAWRSWMERWPEPADLARADTAEVLRAWGRLGYPRRALRLQECAAVVVDRHDGVVPRTEDELRALPGVGEYTAAAVLAFAYGRRAVVVDTNVRRVLARTIDGVALPAPSYTAAERALATALTPADDADAARWAAASMELGALVCTARAPRCDACPVAELCAWRAAGSPPDEHAGRRRTQAWHGTDRQCRGRVMATLREADGPVDRSALVEAWVPGATSMADDGGPTAPATLAGTGGPATPRSTTGAAGGHPGTRSDVATRLAQLDRAIAGLIEDGLAEQDSAGRLHLPS; encoded by the coding sequence GTGACCTCCTCCTCCCCCGCCACCGCAGGGCACGCCGTTCTGCGTGCCGCCGTCGCCGACTGGTTCGCCCGTGCTGCCCGTGACCTCCCGTGGCGCGCCTCGGACCGCAGTCCGTGGGGCGTCCTGGTCAGCGAGGTGATGTTGCAGCAGACCCCCGTCGTCCGCGTCGAACCGGCCTGGCGGTCCTGGATGGAGCGCTGGCCGGAGCCTGCCGACCTCGCGCGCGCCGACACCGCCGAGGTACTGCGCGCCTGGGGCCGGCTGGGCTATCCCCGGCGTGCCCTGCGTTTGCAGGAGTGTGCCGCCGTCGTGGTCGACCGGCACGACGGCGTCGTTCCCCGCACCGAGGACGAGTTGCGCGCGCTCCCCGGCGTCGGCGAGTACACCGCTGCGGCCGTGCTGGCCTTCGCGTACGGACGGCGCGCCGTCGTCGTCGACACCAACGTGCGTCGCGTGCTGGCTCGCACGATCGACGGGGTGGCACTGCCGGCGCCGTCGTACACGGCGGCCGAGCGTGCCCTCGCCACGGCGCTCACTCCCGCCGACGACGCCGACGCCGCCCGGTGGGCCGCCGCGTCCATGGAACTCGGCGCGCTCGTCTGCACCGCCCGCGCCCCTCGCTGCGACGCGTGTCCGGTCGCGGAACTCTGCGCCTGGCGGGCCGCGGGCTCACCGCCCGACGAGCACGCGGGCCGGCGTCGTACGCAGGCATGGCACGGGACCGACCGGCAGTGTCGCGGCCGGGTCATGGCGACGCTCCGCGAGGCGGACGGTCCGGTAGACCGCTCGGCCCTGGTCGAGGCGTGGGTTCCGGGGGCGACGTCGATGGCGGACGACGGCGGTCCCACCGCACCAGCCACCCTCGCCGGAACCGGAGGCCCAGCCACGCCACGATCGACGACCGGTGCCGCCGGTGGTCACCCCGGTACCCGATCCGACGTGGCCACCCGGCTGGCACAGTTGGACCGCGCCATCGCCGGACTCATCGAGGACGGCCTGGCGGAGCAGGACTCCGCGGGCCGTCTCCACCTCCCGAGCTGA